The following are encoded in a window of Ruminiclostridium herbifermentans genomic DNA:
- a CDS encoding VPS10 domain-containing protein: MKIRNIRKIIILSLVIIFTCTSIITPNLCANGATSVPYKWDNVTIEGGGGFVCGIIYNPSEEGLVYARTDMGGAYIRNKQTLEWEPITDWVSPDEWNLLGCESIATDPVETNRVYIAAGTYTNSWTSMNGYILRSDDYGKTWERTELPFKFGGNMPGRSVGERLMIDPNSNNILYFAARSGNGLWKSTDYGKTWAKVTSFTNVGNYVEDPNFEYTSDNLGLCFVTFDSAKGTKGTPTQDIYVGVADKKNPLYVSHDAGKTWSPVEGQPTEATFTRHNQDALTIGIPYHGVISGNGILYVTYGDRGGPYQCQDGAVYKYDTNTGVWTDITPPSGKNWDGSPKYENYYGFAGLSVDAQNPDTLIVTTLESWWPDDNIYRSTDAGATWDAIWEFGDSWPSRNLKYTMDISKAPWLSWGKKVNAASGGLVSGNEIVDSPTPKLGWMIGDIEINPFDSDEMMYGTGATVYGTKNLTDWDKGKYVNIEVMGIGIEQTAVLSLMCPPIDGVELISGVGDICGFVHEDLQKGPDCMMTNPTFTSTTGMDYAELNPNMMVRVGNIDKEQYEMIKKSVAISKDGGKTWTEAHPNVSYTFPATNPDDIVQGGTVAMSADGSTFVWSPSTSQGVICYVNGGWKAVSTLPAGADVCSDRVNPKVFYAYADSTFYVSNDGGLTFTAVQTGLESPTAKIKAVPGKEGHVWIPGPTTGLSYTTDGGKTINKVNGPTRCDVIGFGKAKDGGNYLAIYMCGETDGLYAVYRSDDMAKSWVRVNDDQHQYGSINYSITGDLRVYGRVFVATNGRGIVYGEPSGAEPQIPTFSLGDINKDGNIDSVDFAALKMYLLGSTTLTQEQLVLADVNKDGSVNAIDFAALKSYLLGIITSF, translated from the coding sequence ATGAAGATTAGAAATATCAGAAAAATAATAATTCTATCTTTAGTTATTATTTTTACGTGTACATCCATAATAACACCAAATTTATGCGCAAATGGAGCAACAAGTGTTCCATACAAATGGGATAATGTAACAATCGAAGGTGGAGGAGGATTTGTCTGCGGAATTATCTATAATCCAAGTGAAGAAGGTCTTGTTTATGCTAGAACTGATATGGGAGGAGCATATATTAGAAATAAGCAGACATTAGAGTGGGAGCCTATTACTGATTGGGTTTCACCTGATGAATGGAATTTACTTGGATGTGAAAGTATAGCTACAGATCCTGTTGAAACAAACAGAGTTTACATTGCGGCTGGTACATATACAAATAGCTGGACTTCAATGAACGGATATATCTTACGTTCTGATGACTACGGCAAAACATGGGAAAGAACTGAACTACCTTTCAAATTTGGCGGAAATATGCCTGGGCGTTCAGTTGGTGAGCGCTTAATGATAGATCCTAACAGCAATAACATACTATATTTTGCTGCAAGAAGTGGAAATGGATTATGGAAAAGTACAGACTACGGTAAAACATGGGCAAAAGTAACTAGCTTTACAAACGTAGGAAACTATGTTGAAGACCCAAATTTTGAATATACATCTGATAATTTAGGTCTGTGTTTTGTAACCTTTGATTCTGCCAAAGGAACTAAAGGCACACCTACACAGGATATTTATGTAGGAGTTGCTGATAAAAAGAATCCACTTTATGTAAGTCATGATGCCGGAAAAACATGGAGTCCTGTTGAAGGTCAGCCTACAGAAGCTACATTTACGCGACATAACCAAGATGCTTTGACAATAGGAATTCCATACCATGGAGTTATCAGCGGTAACGGAATTTTATATGTAACATATGGTGATAGAGGCGGACCATATCAGTGTCAAGATGGTGCAGTTTACAAATATGATACAAATACAGGTGTTTGGACAGATATAACACCTCCTTCAGGGAAAAACTGGGACGGTTCTCCTAAATACGAAAATTACTATGGATTTGCTGGTTTAAGCGTTGACGCACAAAATCCAGACACACTAATTGTAACAACATTAGAGTCATGGTGGCCTGATGATAACATTTACCGTTCTACTGATGCTGGAGCTACTTGGGATGCTATATGGGAGTTTGGTGATTCATGGCCTTCAAGAAATCTAAAATATACAATGGATATTTCGAAAGCACCTTGGCTCTCCTGGGGTAAAAAAGTAAACGCTGCATCAGGAGGTCTAGTATCTGGTAATGAAATAGTAGACAGCCCTACACCAAAGCTGGGTTGGATGATTGGCGATATAGAAATTAATCCTTTTGACTCAGATGAAATGATGTACGGTACAGGTGCTACCGTCTACGGTACAAAGAACTTAACTGACTGGGATAAAGGTAAATATGTAAATATTGAAGTTATGGGAATTGGAATAGAGCAGACAGCAGTTTTAAGCCTTATGTGCCCACCTATTGACGGTGTAGAATTAATAAGCGGTGTTGGTGATATATGCGGTTTTGTTCATGAAGACCTTCAAAAAGGACCTGACTGCATGATGACAAACCCTACATTTACAAGTACTACTGGTATGGATTATGCAGAACTTAATCCAAATATGATGGTAAGAGTAGGTAATATTGATAAAGAGCAATATGAGATGATTAAAAAGAGTGTTGCTATATCAAAAGATGGCGGAAAGACATGGACTGAAGCACATCCAAATGTAAGCTATACTTTCCCTGCTACAAATCCAGACGATATAGTGCAGGGTGGTACTGTTGCAATGTCTGCTGACGGTTCTACCTTTGTTTGGTCACCTAGTACAAGCCAGGGAGTTATATGCTATGTAAACGGTGGCTGGAAAGCTGTTAGTACTCTGCCTGCAGGTGCAGATGTTTGCTCAGATAGAGTTAATCCAAAAGTATTCTATGCATATGCAGACAGCACTTTCTATGTAAGTAATGATGGAGGACTTACATTTACTGCAGTACAAACAGGTCTTGAGTCCCCTACTGCTAAGATTAAAGCCGTTCCAGGTAAAGAAGGTCATGTTTGGATTCCTGGTCCAACAACTGGTCTTTCCTATACCACTGACGGCGGAAAAACAATAAATAAAGTTAATGGTCCTACCAGATGTGATGTTATTGGCTTCGGAAAGGCTAAAGATGGAGGAAATTATCTTGCAATATATATGTGCGGTGAAACAGACGGTCTATATGCAGTTTACCGCTCAGATGATATGGCTAAAAGCTGGGTAAGAGTAAATGATGACCAGCACCAGTATGGCTCGATAAATTATTCTATTACTGGAGATTTAAGAGTTTATGGACGTGTCTTTGTTGCAACCAACGGAAGAGGTATTGTATATGGTGAACCTTCAGGCGCTGAGCCTCAAATACCAACTTTCTCTTTAGGAGACATTAACAAAGACGGCAATATTGATTCTGTCGATTTTGCTGCATTAAAAATGTATCTTCTAGGTTCAACTACTCTCACTCAAGAGCAATTAGTTCTTGCTGATGTTAATAAAGATGGCTCTGTCAATGCTATTGACTTTGCAGCACTAAAAAGCTATTTGTTAGGTATAATTACTTCATTTTAA
- a CDS encoding redox-sensing transcriptional repressor Rex: MNSKKISIAVIKRLPRYHRYLNDLLEIGIKRISSKELSIRMGITASQIRQDLNCFGGFGQQGYGYNVESLYNEIGNIMGINKTFYAIIIGAGNMGQALANYVNFEKRGFKIIGIFDSNPDIIGKTIKNIEVLDIEKLDEFVSNNTVDIAMLCVPYEVTASIADKVGRLGIKGLWNFSPMDLKIPYDVIVENVHLSDSLMVLGYKLNEKFNREKKN; the protein is encoded by the coding sequence ATGAATTCAAAGAAAATTTCTATTGCTGTAATAAAAAGGCTTCCTAGATATCATAGATATCTCAATGATTTGCTGGAGATTGGTATAAAAAGAATATCCTCAAAGGAATTGAGTATAAGAATGGGAATTACAGCTTCTCAAATCAGACAGGATCTTAATTGTTTTGGAGGCTTTGGACAGCAGGGGTATGGATATAATGTTGAGTCTTTATATAATGAAATTGGAAATATTATGGGAATCAACAAAACATTTTATGCAATTATAATTGGAGCAGGAAATATGGGGCAGGCACTTGCCAATTATGTGAACTTTGAAAAAAGAGGTTTCAAAATAATAGGTATATTTGATTCAAATCCGGACATCATAGGAAAAACAATAAAGAACATAGAAGTTTTGGATATCGAAAAGTTGGACGAGTTTGTATCAAACAATACTGTAGATATTGCAATGTTGTGTGTTCCGTATGAAGTTACAGCTTCTATTGCTGATAAAGTTGGCAGGTTAGGAATTAAGGGCTTATGGAATTTCTCTCCAATGGACTTAAAAATTCCATACGATGTTATTGTAGAAAATGTTCATTTAAGTGACAGCTTAATGGTTTTGGGCTACAAGCTAAATGAGAAGTTTAACAGAGAAAAAAAGAATTAG
- the csaB gene encoding polysaccharide pyruvyl transferase CsaB — translation MKVLHIIGGGDVGGAKVHVLSLVKELTSHIDVTLLSLRPGAFADDARAMGLKVEVIKSSNVLLDIKKSINFVNKNDFDIIHSHGAKANIFAYAIKKACKVPVVTTMHSDYKLDYMQSFYKRITIGFLNSTVLRSLDYYIVVTSAFRKMLTERGFNDSQIYTILNGIDFSTPLKDYSRRDFSEKYNISLNEDDILVGTAARLDPVKDIGTLLEAAKLVVQKNPNVKFLIGGEGDEGKELKARATNLGLNKNVFFLGWLNDPYELISILDINVMTSISEGFPYYLLEGARFSKATICSRVGGIPDLIDSSVNGYLFEPRDYKTLAEQLLSLASDKAKRIDFGNKLYAKADKEFSLTAMCKTQLDIYTSISKDIALNAKKKKYDAIISGYYGFNNIGDDAMLRSIVCNLRQHKPDISILALSRRPEETRKCYNVNSINRKNVFTVYFAMKKAKLFIYGGGNIIQDSTSSRSLVYYLSTAWLAKKLKLKVMFYANGIGPINKPMNAEFSRRILNRADVITVREKLSFNELKRMGITKPKIFLTADAALALKIDKNIPVEELFKNEGIPFDGKYAGFSVRRCPGLEDNQHIKYEKTIAEIADYVYLTYNLKPIFIPMEYHFDIFTIQNIVSKMKTESYIISDNHSVSETFAIINKMDIMIAMRLHALIFSAYMNVPFIGISYQPKVEGFLEYINQPSVGNVKDLSFEELRKKVDYVMQNKTVIKNELSEAIEALINKAEDNSRLAIELING, via the coding sequence ATGAAAGTTTTGCACATAATCGGCGGAGGAGATGTCGGTGGAGCAAAGGTACACGTTCTATCTCTGGTAAAGGAACTCACTTCCCATATAGACGTTACTCTTTTAAGTCTTAGACCGGGAGCCTTTGCAGATGACGCCCGTGCAATGGGACTAAAGGTAGAAGTTATAAAATCCTCCAATGTTTTATTGGATATAAAAAAATCTATTAACTTTGTTAATAAAAATGATTTTGATATAATTCATTCTCATGGCGCAAAAGCCAATATTTTTGCATATGCAATTAAAAAAGCATGTAAGGTGCCTGTTGTAACAACAATGCATAGTGATTATAAGCTGGACTATATGCAGAGTTTTTATAAACGAATTACCATAGGCTTTCTAAATTCTACTGTTCTTCGAAGTCTAGACTATTATATTGTTGTAACATCAGCCTTTAGAAAGATGCTAACTGAAAGAGGCTTTAATGACAGCCAAATCTATACAATCCTAAATGGTATAGATTTCAGTACACCTCTTAAAGATTATTCTAGACGGGACTTCTCTGAGAAGTATAATATTTCCTTAAATGAAGATGATATTCTTGTTGGAACTGCTGCAAGACTAGACCCGGTAAAGGATATTGGTACTCTCCTTGAGGCTGCAAAGCTTGTTGTTCAAAAGAACCCTAATGTTAAATTTCTTATTGGCGGAGAAGGAGATGAAGGTAAAGAATTAAAAGCCCGCGCAACTAATCTTGGATTAAATAAAAATGTATTCTTTTTGGGCTGGCTCAATGACCCTTATGAACTAATCAGTATTTTAGATATAAATGTTATGACCTCTATCAGCGAAGGTTTCCCATATTATCTGTTAGAAGGTGCACGCTTTTCAAAAGCAACTATTTGCAGTAGAGTAGGCGGCATCCCTGACTTAATTGACTCCTCTGTAAATGGATATCTTTTTGAGCCGCGTGATTATAAAACTCTAGCTGAGCAATTGCTTTCTCTTGCTTCAGATAAAGCCAAGAGAATAGACTTTGGTAATAAACTTTACGCTAAAGCAGATAAGGAGTTTTCCCTTACTGCCATGTGTAAAACCCAGCTAGATATTTATACTTCAATTTCAAAGGATATTGCACTTAACGCTAAAAAGAAAAAATATGATGCTATAATTTCAGGATATTATGGCTTTAACAATATAGGTGACGATGCAATGTTGAGATCTATTGTCTGTAACCTTAGGCAACATAAGCCTGATATATCAATTTTGGCTTTGTCAAGAAGGCCTGAGGAAACTCGCAAATGCTATAATGTTAATTCCATTAACAGAAAAAATGTATTTACCGTATACTTTGCCATGAAAAAAGCTAAGCTCTTTATATATGGCGGTGGTAATATTATTCAGGACAGCACTAGTTCTAGATCTCTAGTCTACTATTTAAGCACAGCATGGCTGGCAAAAAAGCTTAAGCTTAAGGTTATGTTCTATGCAAATGGTATTGGTCCTATTAATAAGCCAATGAATGCTGAATTTTCTCGAAGAATACTGAATAGAGCAGATGTTATAACTGTTAGAGAAAAATTATCCTTCAATGAACTAAAAAGAATGGGGATAACAAAACCAAAAATATTCCTTACTGCAGATGCAGCACTGGCTCTAAAGATAGATAAAAACATTCCGGTTGAAGAACTATTTAAAAATGAAGGTATACCCTTTGATGGTAAATATGCAGGTTTTTCGGTAAGAAGATGCCCTGGCTTGGAAGATAATCAGCATATAAAATATGAAAAAACTATTGCTGAGATTGCAGATTACGTATATTTGACATATAACTTAAAGCCAATTTTCATTCCAATGGAATATCATTTTGATATTTTTACAATACAAAATATTGTTTCAAAAATGAAAACTGAAAGTTATATAATAAGTGATAATCATTCAGTGTCAGAAACCTTTGCAATAATAAATAAAATGGATATTATGATTGCAATGAGACTTCATGCTCTAATATTTTCAGCATATATGAATGTTCCATTTATTGGTATAAGCTATCAACCTAAAGTAGAAGGATTCTTAGAATACATTAACCAGCCCTCAGTTGGCAATGTTAAAGACCTTTCCTTTGAAGAATTGAGGAAAAAAGTTGATTATGTAATGCAAAACAAGACAGTAATAAAAAATGAGCTCTCAGAAGCAATTGAAGCTCTGATTAATAAAGCTGAGGATAATTCCCGACTTGCTATTGAATTAATTAATGGATAA
- the abc-f gene encoding ribosomal protection-like ABC-F family protein, translating into MIVLNCNNISFAYGTETIIKDVSFSVQENDKVGLVGVNGAGKSTLFKIITGELNQESGEIFVSKDLILGYLKQNAALNTDNTLWDELLEVFRELIDMEKAINRIEIEISNTTDKEKLAALMKEYSRLSERFSYLGGYEYNSRVRGVLRGLGFDDSEFNKKVSILSGGQKTRLALAKVLLEEPDILMLDEPTNHLDISAVEWLEDYLKSYKKCLLIISHDRYFLDSVTNRTIEIENCTSTVYNCNYSAYVKQKAINREIQEKHYQLQQKEIARQEAFIEQQRRWNRERNIIAAESRLKALDRMEKIDKPSALPQKIRMKFNHTIASGNEVLEVDSVSKRFGDKELFKNVGFKIRKAERVFLLGPNGCGKSTLLKILAGRLEASSGKYSYGTKVRLGYYDQEMSDLNLENTILDEVWSVNQQLVQTEVRSALAAFLFTDEDVFKKISVLSGGEKSRVAMLKLIFSDANFIILDEPTNHLDINSREILEAALQEYEGTLLIVSHDRYFIDKLATRIIDIGTSPVIDCMGNYTFYSTHCKKSAADKKTTETTTISEAKQTHIATKEERSRIRKLEKQLADTEKNIAMLEQRLKDIDEEMVEFATDHIKLIELSEEKQLKESELEDLYAVWADVTEQLGV; encoded by the coding sequence GTGATAGTACTAAATTGTAACAATATAAGTTTTGCATATGGAACTGAAACTATTATTAAGGATGTTTCTTTTAGTGTACAGGAGAACGATAAGGTTGGACTGGTAGGTGTCAATGGTGCTGGAAAGTCAACTTTATTTAAGATTATAACAGGTGAGTTAAATCAAGAAAGTGGAGAGATTTTTGTTTCGAAAGACTTGATTTTGGGATATCTTAAGCAGAATGCTGCGTTAAATACTGACAATACTCTGTGGGACGAATTGCTTGAGGTCTTTAGAGAACTAATAGATATGGAAAAAGCCATTAATAGAATTGAAATAGAAATAAGCAATACCACTGACAAAGAGAAGCTTGCAGCGCTAATGAAAGAATATAGCAGACTATCAGAGAGATTTTCTTATCTCGGGGGATATGAGTATAATAGCCGGGTTAGGGGAGTGTTACGAGGTCTTGGATTTGATGATAGTGAATTTAACAAGAAGGTTAGTATTTTAAGTGGTGGTCAAAAAACTAGATTGGCGTTGGCAAAGGTGTTACTTGAAGAGCCAGATATACTTATGCTCGATGAGCCAACTAATCACTTGGATATTTCAGCTGTTGAATGGTTAGAAGATTATTTAAAAAGCTACAAAAAATGTTTACTGATAATTTCCCATGATAGATATTTTCTTGACTCTGTAACTAACAGAACCATTGAGATAGAGAACTGCACCAGTACAGTATATAACTGCAACTATTCCGCCTATGTTAAGCAGAAGGCTATTAATAGGGAGATACAGGAGAAACATTATCAACTGCAGCAGAAGGAGATTGCTCGTCAGGAAGCATTTATTGAACAACAAAGAAGATGGAACAGAGAGCGAAATATTATTGCTGCAGAGAGTAGATTAAAGGCTCTTGATAGAATGGAGAAAATTGACAAGCCATCTGCTTTGCCTCAAAAAATAAGAATGAAGTTCAATCATACAATTGCCAGCGGAAATGAAGTTTTAGAGGTGGACTCAGTTTCAAAAAGATTTGGTGATAAAGAATTGTTCAAGAACGTGGGCTTCAAGATTAGAAAGGCTGAAAGAGTATTTTTATTAGGCCCCAATGGCTGCGGTAAATCCACTTTACTTAAAATATTGGCAGGAAGACTTGAAGCATCTTCTGGCAAATACAGTTATGGAACTAAGGTTAGACTTGGTTATTATGATCAGGAAATGTCAGACTTAAATTTAGAAAATACTATACTTGATGAAGTTTGGAGTGTAAACCAGCAGTTAGTTCAAACTGAGGTTAGAAGTGCGCTTGCTGCCTTTTTATTTACCGATGAAGATGTATTTAAAAAGATATCTGTTTTAAGTGGTGGAGAAAAAAGCAGAGTTGCAATGCTAAAGCTTATTTTCTCAGATGCCAATTTTATTATATTGGACGAGCCCACAAATCACCTTGATATCAATTCACGTGAAATTTTAGAGGCAGCTTTGCAGGAATATGAAGGTACTTTGTTGATTGTGTCCCATGATAGATATTTTATTGATAAGCTTGCCACAAGAATAATTGATATTGGCACAAGTCCAGTAATTGATTGCATGGGCAACTATACATTTTACTCTACTCATTGCAAAAAAAGTGCTGCTGATAAAAAAACAACTGAAACAACTACTATATCAGAGGCTAAGCAGACACATATTGCAACAAAAGAAGAGCGCAGCAGAATACGTAAGCTTGAAAAGCAGCTTGCTGACACAGAAAAGAATATTGCTATGCTTGAACAGCGTTTGAAGGACATAGATGAAGAAATGGTTGAGTTTGCTACAGATCATATTAAATTAATTGAACTGAGTGAAGAAAAGCAGTTAAAAGAATCTGAATTAGAGGATTTATATGCTGTATGGGCAGATGTGACTGAACAGTTAGGGGTATAG
- a CDS encoding prephenate dehydrogenase, translating into MVLNNISIIGLGLIGGSLAKAFRHQNENLQIYAVDNCVESLKMSESDGVINKGFSECCSEIWNSDIIFICTPIRKTIEFIAQLSKNINKNCIITDVASTKNEICSYIDSLENPPIFIGGHPMAGTEKSGYSNSFGHLFQNAYYVLTPTKTATETALAALAELLSGIGAIPIIVSPEKHDLVTGCISHVPHIIASTLVTLAKNENDPELIKLLAAGGFKDITRIASSNPTMWENVVLSNSKIIIELLDKCKKIIDTTINNINSSNNREIYNFFSNAKAFRDSFSASPVGLIPKSFELILDIEDKPGIIGRIATLLGNNGINIKNINVSNSREYEQGCLRITFLDQDNTDSAYKILSDCQYKVFRKD; encoded by the coding sequence ATGGTTCTAAATAATATTTCAATTATTGGGCTTGGACTAATCGGCGGTTCCTTGGCAAAGGCATTTCGTCATCAAAATGAAAACCTACAAATATATGCCGTAGATAATTGTGTTGAGTCACTCAAAATGTCAGAGTCAGATGGCGTTATTAACAAAGGTTTTAGTGAATGCTGTTCAGAAATATGGAACTCAGATATAATATTCATTTGTACACCAATCAGAAAAACTATTGAGTTTATTGCCCAATTATCAAAAAATATAAATAAAAACTGTATTATTACAGATGTTGCTAGTACAAAAAATGAAATTTGCAGCTATATAGACAGTCTTGAAAACCCGCCAATTTTTATTGGCGGGCACCCCATGGCTGGTACCGAAAAATCAGGATATTCCAATTCTTTTGGCCACTTATTTCAAAATGCATATTATGTATTGACGCCAACTAAGACAGCAACGGAAACTGCATTAGCTGCATTAGCGGAATTACTTAGTGGAATTGGTGCTATTCCTATTATTGTTTCGCCTGAAAAACATGACTTAGTAACTGGATGTATTAGCCATGTACCTCATATCATAGCCTCTACATTAGTTACTTTGGCAAAAAACGAGAATGATCCTGAATTAATAAAGCTTTTGGCCGCTGGTGGCTTCAAAGATATTACACGTATAGCCTCTTCTAATCCAACAATGTGGGAAAATGTTGTACTAAGCAATAGCAAAATTATAATTGAACTGCTTGATAAATGTAAAAAAATAATTGATACTACTATAAATAATATTAATAGTTCAAATAACAGAGAAATATATAATTTTTTTAGTAATGCCAAAGCCTTCAGAGATAGTTTTTCTGCTTCCCCTGTTGGTCTTATTCCCAAAAGTTTTGAATTGATTTTGGATATAGAAGATAAGCCTGGTATTATTGGTAGGATAGCTACACTGTTAGGTAATAATGGCATTAATATTAAAAATATCAATGTTTCGAATAGCCGTGAATATGAACAGGGATGTCTTAGAATAACATTCTTAGATCAAGATAATACCGATAGTGCTTATAAAATACTTTCAGATTGTCAATATAAAGTATTTAGAAAAGATTAA
- a CDS encoding N-acetylmuramoyl-L-alanine amidase gives MIVVIRKKNVFFLALLLLFSVTVFSIGFAVDYSKPVTGESEQVPMTEQAAVTRTVILDAGHGGEDPGAVSDYSGLKEKDVNLNIVMLIKDLLEKDNYKVILTRDSDQLVYGTETKNILQKRREDLTRRKQIMDESGADIVVSIHLNKFAQTKYHGAQTFFPPNSPTSQKLATEIQNSIRLNVDNTNDRVALVKKDQIMILKNLKTTTVIVECGFLSNADEEKKLATEEYQGKLAKAIKVGIDSYFKGSSEKPSK, from the coding sequence ATGATAGTAGTGATTAGAAAGAAAAATGTATTTTTTTTGGCGTTATTACTCTTATTTTCTGTAACTGTATTTAGTATTGGATTTGCAGTTGATTATTCAAAACCTGTTACTGGAGAATCTGAGCAAGTACCAATGACGGAACAAGCAGCAGTAACTAGGACTGTTATTCTCGATGCTGGACATGGCGGTGAGGATCCAGGGGCAGTCAGCGACTATAGTGGTTTAAAAGAGAAGGATGTAAATCTCAACATTGTTATGCTGATAAAGGATTTGTTAGAAAAGGATAATTACAAGGTTATTTTAACTCGTGATTCTGATCAGCTAGTTTATGGTACAGAAACAAAAAACATATTACAAAAGAGAAGAGAGGACTTAACCAGAAGAAAGCAAATTATGGATGAATCAGGTGCAGATATTGTGGTAAGTATTCATTTAAATAAATTTGCTCAAACAAAGTATCATGGTGCTCAGACGTTTTTCCCTCCTAATTCACCAACCAGTCAAAAGCTTGCAACTGAAATTCAGAATTCTATTAGACTAAATGTAGACAATACTAATGATAGAGTGGCACTTGTGAAAAAAGATCAGATAATGATTTTAAAGAATCTAAAAACAACAACAGTAATAGTAGAGTGTGGTTTCCTATCAAATGCTGACGAAGAGAAGAAACTTGCTACAGAAGAGTATCAAGGCAAGCTTGCAAAAGCAATTAAGGTAGGCATTGACAGCTATTTTAAGGGGAGTAGTGAAAAACCTTCAAAATGA
- the cobT gene encoding nicotinate-nucleotide--dimethylbenzimidazole phosphoribosyltransferase — translation MILNELLNKIVPLDTESMRNAQIRLDSLTKPLGSLGKLEDIVVKLSGINCSSAPKVDNKAIVVMCADNGVVEEGVSSCPKSVTASVTCNFTRGITALNVFSRLTQSKVVVVDIGVDADIQNDAIVSRKIRKGTWNMVKGAAMTEEEAIKGIMTGIEIVKDLKEEGVNLLGTGEMGIGNTSTSSAITAVFTGEPVERLVGVGSGLSKAAYINKIEVIKRAIEINKPDANNPIDVLAKVGGFDIAGLTGCFLGAAIYRIPIVIDGFISAAAALTAIRINPKAREYMFTSHGSAEPGAEIVMKAINMEPMLNLNMRVGEGTGAALGFQIIDAAMAAYTQMGTFADAQIEQYVPQE, via the coding sequence ATGATATTAAATGAATTACTGAATAAAATAGTACCTTTAGATACAGAATCAATGAGAAATGCTCAAATTAGGTTAGATAGTCTTACAAAACCACTTGGAAGTCTAGGTAAGCTTGAAGATATTGTAGTAAAGCTGTCAGGTATAAATTGTTCTTCTGCTCCAAAGGTTGATAATAAAGCAATTGTTGTGATGTGTGCTGATAATGGTGTTGTTGAGGAAGGTGTCAGTTCGTGCCCTAAAAGTGTTACCGCATCTGTTACTTGTAATTTTACTAGGGGTATAACTGCGTTAAATGTATTTTCGAGACTCACACAGTCAAAGGTGGTAGTTGTAGATATTGGGGTTGATGCTGATATTCAAAATGATGCAATTGTAAGCAGGAAAATCCGAAAAGGTACTTGGAATATGGTAAAGGGTGCTGCTATGACGGAAGAGGAAGCAATTAAAGGGATTATGACTGGAATTGAGATTGTAAAGGATTTAAAAGAGGAAGGAGTAAATCTTTTAGGCACTGGTGAAATGGGTATCGGTAACACATCAACAAGTAGTGCAATCACAGCCGTTTTTACTGGTGAACCAGTTGAAAGGTTGGTTGGAGTTGGATCTGGACTTTCAAAAGCAGCTTACATAAATAAAATAGAGGTAATCAAAAGGGCAATTGAAATAAATAAGCCCGATGCTAATAATCCAATAGATGTGCTTGCAAAGGTTGGAGGATTTGATATTGCAGGACTTACAGGTTGCTTTTTAGGGGCTGCAATATACAGAATACCAATTGTAATTGATGGCTTTATATCAGCTGCTGCGGCATTAACTGCAATTCGTATAAATCCAAAAGCAAGAGAGTATATGTTTACATCCCATGGTTCTGCAGAACCAGGAGCTGAAATTGTTATGAAAGCCATCAATATGGAACCAATGCTGAATCTGAATATGAGAGTAGGAGAAGGAACAGGAGCTGCTTTAGGTTTTCAAATTATTGACGCGGCTATGGCAGCATATACTCAGATGGGAACTTTTGCTGATGCTCAAATTGAGCAGTATGTGCCTCAAGAGTAG